A stretch of DNA from Ovis aries strain OAR_USU_Benz2616 breed Rambouillet chromosome 14, ARS-UI_Ramb_v3.0, whole genome shotgun sequence:
GGGCCGGGACGCtctggaggaggagggatggagaCCCCGGTACTGGGCGTGACCCAGGCACAGGGGGGAGTTTACAGGGACGGTATTGGCAGGGATAGGAGTCAGAAGCGCCATGTTTCATCCAATCGCTCTTCTCCAGATTCAAAGTCAGCGGCAGGGAAGGCGAGGACGGACCAAGatacctcctctctccctccaggaATGTCACCGTCTCCCTCTTCTACCGCAACGACTCTGCTGGTCTGCCCTTGACTCTCCGCCTCCCCGGGTGCCCAGCCCCCTGTCCACTAAGCCGATTCCGCCAGCTGACGGCCCCCGCCCGGCCTCCGGCTCACGGGATCCCCTGCCACGGCTCCCACGAGCCCGCTACCCCCGCAGGTGACGGCCCTCGGcgctggggtgggagtggggggcgcCGGTCTCGTGACTCACACCCCCGTGTTCTCCCCGCAGCCACCGTGGTGCCCCTGTTGGCTGGGGCTGTGGCCGTGCTGGCGGCCCTCAGCATGGGGCTGGGCCTACTGGCCTGGAGACCTGGCTGCCTGCGGGCCTGGGGGGGCCCCGTGTGAGCCAGGAAACCGGGCACCCTTTCCCCCACAACTGAACTTGGATCCCAACACTTGTGCTCACCCGCTCCTCTGGCTTCTGTGACTTACTCTGCGCGCCGGGGGAACGCGGGGGCGGGCTCCCAAGCCTGGAAGCCACACCTGGCCCTGTGGATGAGTGTGGGCTGAAGGGTGCGTGGGTCTGTGTGCAGGTGCACGCGGACGGCTATTCATGCGTGCGCTCCTGTACGAATCCGTGCAGTGcttgtgtatatacatacttGACACGTGCACACTTACGTGGTCCTGTGCTTCTGTGGGTAATACCTGTATGGGTGTTTATGTGCACGTTTCTATACATGCCTGGGAGCACGGGGTGTACGTGTGGAAACCCGTTTCTAGGTGCCATCACTTGTGCTCTGGGTGAGCCCCCCACTGTGGGTTACGCACTTCTGGGAGAGAGCTGAGATTGAAAGCCTGGTCCCAATGCCAGCCTGCTGGGCCTGGTCCGGAGGCCGTGACTCTGGGTTAACTGGCCCTTGTGCCCCAACCCGtgacggttgggtggcatcaccgactccatggccatgagtttgagcatgctccgggatttggtgatggacagggaagcctggcagctgAAGGTCACAAGCGACTAAGCTGAGCCCCACCTCCTTTGATGCAAAAACTCCCCCACCCCTGAAATTAACCTCCTGGGAACCAGCGGAGCAGGTGGGGCCTGTAACATTGCCGGTGGGCTGCTAGCAGGGACTACAATGATGATCTGAAGGGGGAGGGACCCCACCTGAGCACTGCTGGGTGTGGTAGCCAGTGGCTGCCTTGAGGTCCCATTTGTACCAGTGGAAGGTACAGATCAGGAGCTTCATTTGTGGGTGGGCACTGAACTAAGGGAAGCTACCGCACACCTGATGAACAGCAGGCTCATGGGTGCCTGAGACTGGGTGGTGCCAGGCCTGCTCTTGTGGGGCTTCAGTCACCCCTCAACCCAGGAAGCTCTGCCTACAACCAAGCAGTAGTCTGGGGTACCAGCAATCACGTCTGCATCGTTGTCGACAGCCCACCTGACTGTACGAGTAGCCTGGTGTGCAGCGGGCACTCTGTAACGCCACTTGGTGCCTATTAGATGGGGCAGAGTTGGAGGACCAGGAGCGGGGGCCTGGTGTTGACCCAGACCCCCCAGGCATGGGAGAAAAAGGGCTGAAGTTAATAACTGGGTCCTCACAGCTAGACAGGACAGGAATATTCCCCTCCTGTTCCAAGTGGGGCCAGTACACCCTCCCTGGCACTACCCACCGCCCAGCATCATGGGGCAGGGGAGCTGGGCCCCCCCAGGTTGCCTGGGTCATGAGCACACAGGCCACCATCATCCCTGGAGTTCCAGGGCAGTCACAGGGCCTCAGGAAAGGGTTAGGAATGCTCTCTGCACTCCATGGTCTTGGGCGGGGGGGAGGCGGAGGGGGTACAGGAACATAGTCTCTTGCTTATGGATCCACGTGTgagcgtgctcagttgtgtccaagcccgccaggctccactgtccatgggatttgccaggcaagaatactggatcaggttgccatttctttctccagggggatcttcctgacccagggatggaacccacgtcttctttattggcagggagattcttttaccactgagccaccagggcagccccgtAGAGCCATAGAAGACCCAAGGAAAGTTCTAGCTGATTCACTTAACCCTGCTGCTGGGAGCAGCTCCCACGGCCTACCAAAAGACCAGTGCTCTCCTCTGCAGACAGCTgaggggtgagggggaggggtgTGTCAATGGAGACCATCCAACCAACCCCTGGCCCCACCAGGGGAAGAAGGTTCTGGCTCCAGCTTCACCCCAGCACCCAAACACCACAGCTCACAGGGAGTGACACAcgggttgtattttttttttaatggatgcatGGTACCACCTGCCAGGGCTGTCCATCCTCACAAAGCTGGGATTCTTGGCCGCAGTGCCCCTCGCCCGGAGGTGACAGACCCTCCAGCCACACACGCAGCTGGAGAAACCAGAAAGGACAGGCCGTCCCCTTCGCAGGCGAGCAAGGGACAAAATTCCATTTTAAGAGAAAGGAATTGCAGAAAAAGTCTTTTAAGAGACAGTCCTTCACAAAGGGGGAAACGAGCACCACTAAAAAACAAGTGTTGTCTGCTAAAGATCAGAGtaaaaaaaatattgcattaaaaaaacccaaaacaaacaaaaaaacaaccttaAGAAAAAGGGTACAAACTTCAAAGTGCTTTCACGGTGTGGGCGGCAGGGTCTCCCACTTGGCCTGTAgtgcctggggggtgggggtgggggccgtgAGGCAGAGCGGTGGGGGCGGAAGGCGCAGCCACCCCACCATGCCCATCGGGCTAAAGTGTAACAGACTGGAAATGTAACAGACTCTCTCCCCGCATCGCGCAGCAGCTGCCAAGAGCCAGCCACCTGTTTTCCACCAGCAGTAGCCGGTGATGCCCACGGGTGGCTGGGGGCACGGACACCACCCCTCTTTAGGGTTCCTTGGACCCGCCAGCCAAGGCTCTGCGTCTCCCCTACAAGGTCTGGGCCCCAGTACCGAGGACAGGGGGCGCCTAGTCGTGGCGCACCGGTGGCTCCTCCCCGCACGCCTGGTCGGAGTACGGCGGAGGCGGGGGCTGCTCCTCCCCCAGCCCGTAGGGGGCGTGGCCGCGGCTACGCTTGGCCTCCTTGATGTACAGCTCCAGGAGGACCTTGGTGGGCTGCTTGTCCACGCGCTCCTTGGGTACACCGTGGCTCAGCAGCCAGCCCATGAGGTCCTTGCGCGTGGGGTTCGGCCCCAGCATGAGCTTGGCGCGGCTCGGCTGGCTCTGGCGCCAGAGCAGGCCGACGTCGGCGATGGTCTGGATCTCCATCACCGCCTCCAGCACCGTCATGCCCTTGACCAGCAGGCTGACCAGCGAGAGTCGCAGCTCGGAGGGCGCGGCTGTCAGCAGGCGCCGCTGCAGGCCCTGCGTGAAGGTCAGGTCCTCCGGCGCTAGCCCGGCGGGCTCAGGGAGCAGCGGCTCACGGTAGATCCAGTCGAGCATGCCCAGCTCGCGTACCAGCTGGATGCCCTCCTCCATGGTGGTCCAGGGCCGGAAGGGCAGCTCGGTGGCCTCGAAGTGCAGGAAGGACTCCCAGCGCCGGCGCCAGGCCAGCAGCAGCCAGGCCAGCAGCGTCTTGCAGTCACCCCGCAGGGCCTTGCAGTGGTAGTTGAAGACGGCATCGCCGGTCAGGTCGCCGAGCAGGGCCAGCTCCCCGGAGCTCAGCGACAGCGCCTGGCCGCCCTGGTCATACACCCGCAGGATCCAGCTGATCATGAGCTCGTTGGGGTTCTGCCGGAAGCGCCGTGCGATGGCCAGGAGCTCGGTGTACGTGTAGTAGCGGTCGCCCCGCCCCGCCATGGCCGTGGCCGTTCCAGGGGCGGGGGCCAGCGGTAAGGCCGGAGGGGCGCAGCCGCCGGAGCTGCGGGAAGGGCACGGAGGGGCGTTCGGCAGGGAAACAGTCACCCTCCCACAACCCCTCCCCAGAGGGGGAGCCCCTCAGACCCCCAGGTGTCAAAGGTCCTGGGGGGGCACCATGTCCTCACGAGAGATCAGAGCCCAGTGCTGGACATCACAGGGGCCCCAAGCACGGCCTCTTCAGGAGCCCGGATACCGGGTGTCTCCGCAGACCCCAAGCTGTTCCCCTTATACCTTACACCACCCACCGTGCCCCCTTCATGGggttactgtgaagattaaatgccTTCAGTGCCTAGCACTGTGCCTGGCTCATAGTTGAGTGCTCAGCATCTGCCTGTACggataccaccaccaccatctctacATTGGATAAGTTCGATACGATTAGGGCATTGGCCAACCCACTAAGAACTTGTTCTTACCGGGAGGGCTGAAGGAACTGCTGACTCCTGGAGGAACTGCCTGCAGACGGGAaggcatgggggtggggaagaggaggtCGGTGGGGTGCAGCAATCACGATCCCCATTCACCTCTGCCCAGAGCCCGGGACCCCTCAGACCCCCGGGTGTCAAAGGTCCCGGGGGAGCACCACGTCTGCACAGAAGATCAGAGCCCAGTGCTTGACATCACGGGAGGTCCCCCGCACGGCACCTTCCGGCACCAACTGAACACATCTCTCTGCaaaccaaccccccacccccaaccccaggctGGCCTGTTCCTCATCCCAGCCCTTCTTGCATCCACTTCCTCTTACCACCACCCCTCCATCTTTGCAGCGGATGCCACAGGAATTCAGGGAGCATGCAGTACTTTTGGGGGTGGCTTGCAAAGGCTGACTGTTCAAGGACCcccccccagctctgccacctcctGGGCGATCCCCAGCAGGACCAGCTGAGGCATTAGCTACAAGCCCAGGCAGGGTGGGACCTGGGACCTCAAGGAAGGCTGGTCcacagcatgcacgcacacaccccGCCCCAGCCCTATCCTTGTAGACAAATCATGAAGGTGCCCTAATGTCAAAAGTGGCAAAACCAGGAATCAAAATCCACCTCCTTGGTCCTGTATACTCAACTGTAGGGAAGAGGGGTGACAGAGAAAGCCCCCACCACCCCAGTTGCCCTGAATGTGGATGGGGGCTGAAGAAATAAGCCCCCTCCTGGCCAGGAGCCGAGGATGGGTAAATCGCAACCTTTATGCGCCTCCACCTCGGCTGTGAATAGTGGTAAAAGCGCACCTGTTTCAAATCATGAGGTTACTGGGGGGATGACTCCAGGGCTTAGAAACCTGGCCTGGCTCAGACTAAGTGCTCAGCAGCTATCTTTATTAATATTACCATAGTCTATACATTTTATTAACAAATTGATGCCACTGTAAATTGGATGATGATCATCACAGTATTAATAACAAGGGGAGTCTCTTCTGTTCTTACCGAGGGGTGGCCAGGCTGCTCAACTCCTGGAGGAACCACCTGCAGACAGTAAGGGGTCGGGGAGCTGGAGGTTGGTGGGGTGCGGAGCAACCATGCCCCctcctccatctctccccagAGGTGGGACCCCCCTCAGATCCCCGGGTGTCAAAGGTCCCGGGGTGCACCATGTCCTCAGTGGAGATCAGAGCCCAGTGCTGGACATCACGGGGGTCCCAGTCCCCTCAAACCCCACACCCCAATCCTGCCGCCCTCAGACTGGCCGATGCAGAATAAAACACTTCCATCTCACCAGTTCTGCTGCCTCGGAAATCTACAGGTGTTACACATCCCTCAGGGCTTCCTCTTCTCGGCCCTTTCACATATCCCCGCCCAACTGGCATCCTCCCAACTCCACACTTCCCCAGAAACTCCCTCTCGGCCCACATCActttggaggaagagaagagcCCTTCCAAAAAGATGTTCCGATGCTCCCCATTCTGAGCTAAGCCTTCAGAGGACACAGCTTCTCACCCCCTCAGGTACTTGTCAGCAAGAATCTAAACCTCCCTAGAGACTACACTTTCAGTTCTCCATAGTATGTATTTAGAGAGTAATCTATTTCCATCAATCTCAGGTCAACCTTATTAGTGGAAATACAGATTGAGGCCCAAACTTCATTGAATAGAGGAGGAAAATAACCCTCCTAGAACTGGGAACAGTTGTTTGTTTTCGGGTAACACACATACCCATGCCTATTTGATGATTTAGCTGTTGAAACAATTGTGAAACATTCTCCAAAACTTGGAACATTTTGTGACAGTCTCCAGATAAACCATGTTCTTTGACAGTGGCTACTGTATAAGTTGAGGGTAAACTTGAtaactgtatcagtttacatacACATGATTCATGGGAAGCTGCCTAAACTCTGCTGAAAGGTACACTGTCTAGAAATCCCACCATCACCACCCTGCAATGTGACAATGACAGTGCTTCCAGCCtttctgctgcttttctgctgagTCTGAAAATCAGACTTTGGATGGGTCTTTTCCCCTGAAACCCAAAAACTTACACTGGGCCCTCCATACCTGTGGGGCTCTGGAACCAATCCCCATGGATACCATGGACAGACTATGTATTTCCCCTTCTGCAGTCCATATTCCCTGTCATATTCAAACCCTAcctttgaaggcaggaggcatcACTATCCCCAACCCAACTGGGCAGAGGACTGGGGCCCATCTGCTCCTGATGGATTTTACCCACTCTACAGacacagaaactgaggctcaggagagCAATCTTTTGACTAACATCTCTAAGCCCAAGAACAGGACAGTTGGGCTTTGCATGACTGCTGGCAGATAAACTAGGTCCCAGAGATGCTCGATGCAAAGTCACCCCAAATGAGGATGAGATAGTTTAGATCTGGGTGGGTCAGGGACTGGGAGCAAGGGTTCTTACCAAGGTGGGGTGGGTGGCCCCTCAGCTTGAAGACACACCTGTAACACAGGAAGGATTTGGtgagggtgggggaagagagTATTGCAGGGGGGGGCATCCAGAGAACATCAAAACCAAGGCCCCTCAGATCCCCAGGTTGTCAAAGGTCCTGGGGGCACTGCGTCCTCAGGGAGTAATCGGAGCCCAGTGCTGGACATCATGGGAGACCGGGTCCCTCTGCAACCAGGTCCCAAGGCCACTCACCTTCAGGGACAGAAGCCAAGCAAGCTAACAGTGCCTAGAGACTGGGAAACACGAAGTCCATCACTGGGTACAAATGCGCACAGCCTTCCCTGTGGTGACACCAAGACGCCTTCACCTCCCCAGTGTCACAGGTCCACAAAGGACTATCCTAAACCCACCACGAGGGGACAACCCACTGACTACTCCCCTTAGCCCAGTTTTGCAGATTTCCAGCATTGACTCTTTAGGCTACTGACCCTCAACAGTGGCTACTAAGACGCAAATCCCTTGGAAGAAACTGTccagggggttgggggtggtgtaTACGGAGGAAAAGAGAAACCTGAAGTACAAGCAACAGGAGCAGTCACCAGAGACCCTTACAACGCAACCAGTTTTGAACAAAACAGTGAAAGACATTTTGGAAATGACAGAAACTATGACCACAGAACGGACAGGAGAGGGCCTCCTGAAGGAACTAATCTCATTGAGGATGATGACAACACTGtcattaaatagaaaaaatgcaATTTTAGAGACACTGTGTTAACGATTTTGGATGAAATAAGAAATTCATTTCCAAAACATCAAGTACACAAAAAGCAGACATGGCGAAACGCCCTGTTAAGCGTCTATCTGTCTGTATGTTTGGGGATTTTAACAACGAAAAGGCCTGAAAAGGGAATATACGGGGCAATGCAGAAGAgtgatgaatggatgagaaactGCCTTCCTCTTGTGACAAGGCAACAGGATAAAATTAACTGTTTTCTAAAAGgagaaacaaagctggaggagATTCTTGCTGGGTTGTGGTGGGGAAACAGAAAATCGGCTAGCTATTCCTgggctggatctccttggagGAGGTGTGGTATTGCTCGGGAGTTGGGAAAACGCTATCCAGAAAGCCCCATTAGCCCAGAACTAACGCTTAACGAAACTTTGATGTTCTGAGCGAGCACAAAACTGGTATTTAAATGACTGTGTCAGAATGACTCCTGAAAGTGAGCGAAGGCCCCCTTTGCTCTGTCCGACAATTACTCCCCTCTGGTTCTGACACAACCCAGTAATTCACTTAAGAGACCCCACTCCTTCCTTGGCATCCCTCGAGGTCCTGTCTCTACCTGCCACGAGGCCTCTGGTCTACATCGCACAAATACGCCAGCCACACGAAATCAGAATACGTAAGAACGATTTCCTAAGGAAGGCACGTGTAAGCTAACACTGGAGTGGAAAACCTCAGGCAGAAAGACTGAGGTCATAAGCCTATCTTCcctacctccccccaccccgcaaaATCCCCCCAGAAATCGACAAGATGGCGGAGCCTTGAAACGTGGGCAGCAGACACGGCGCAGCCAGACTGCGGCGCAAAGGAGGCCCAGCCCCGGGGGGTCCGCGTTCGCTTCGGCAGCAGGACTTCTACTTCACCCGCTGAGCGCCCCTAGGGAGCCACCAACCCTCTCCGAGCGAGCCACTGCCCGCCCCGAAGGGAGCACTCAGGGATCGCCTCGAGGCGCGAGTGCCGAGTGCTTACGAAGGCCCTGACACCGTCCCCACCACGGCATGCCCGCCCCCGCTGCAGCCCCGGGCACACACGTCACGCGTGACCCAGTCCCCAACACACGCCCTCCCACAAACAGGAGACAAAGCAACTAGCTCACCCGAACCTCACTCTCCGCAACTCACGTGCGACCCGCAGCGCGCTCTGCTTTATTGCGCGCGCCGCTCGCACGGCCCGCCCCGCGGAGCCAGCTGGGCCCCGCCCCGGGGCGTCCAGCACAGACGCCGGTGTCAGAAACTGTACTTTGGTGCTTGAGGAaggaaataagaataataatcttCCTAACAGGAGATGAGACGTTGTTCCAGGAGGCGGAGAAAATGGGAGCAAGCAAATACTGGGGGGTCATTGTCCTGCATTAGAGTCAGGCAATTCTGTGAACAGCACGAGAGGCGGGCCATGGGGGAGAGGCTCCTTCCGGCCCCTCCCCGAATGTGGGCGGGGCCGGAAGGCGACGCCGCTGGGATTGCCAGCGCGGCTGGGGTGAGCGCTGTGGCTGTGGGGGCGGGGCCTACGCAGACAGTCCCATCCGCAGGGTGGGAGGCGGGGCCAGCGCGGAGATTGACAAGGGGGTGTTCCGGGAAAGCGTCAGCTTGGCGCCGAGTTAGAGGCCGAGCCTGCgcagtgagaggtgggagggggctagGGGGAGGCTGGAAGGCTGGCCGCCCGCCTGGGTCGAAAGCAGCAGGCTGGAGGCCCGGGCTCGCCTGGAAGCTTGTAATCTTGGTATGGTTGGAGATCTGAGGAGTGTCTTGCAACTGACATGattgtaaaagtttttttttttaaacgtatGAAATGAAACGTCTACTTCAATCCTCCTACTGCGTACAGTGGCCAATGTCAACAGGTTGGTGTGGACTTTTATTTTATGGAcacgtgagcacacacacacacacgttttatgggtaaagatgcttttttttttaaactccagtTTGTCCCATACGTAGTCTCTTCCCATCAGTTTACAGAGTGACCTCATTTCTTAAGCAGTAGCTAAGTATTCCCTTGTGTGAATAGAACACGCTTTAGCTTGTTCCCCTGATCACCGGGATTTTCTCCGGTCTGGTGAGGAGACTGTGATCTGAAGTGAAAGCAAGAGACCTAAATTCTGCACGTTAAAGAAGTGACAACGTTTCCTTCACTGGTTCT
This window harbors:
- the LOC105616911 gene encoding Friend virus susceptibility protein 1 isoform X2, whose product is MAGRGDRYYTYTELLAIARRFRQNPNELMISWILRVYDQGGQALSLSSGELALLGDLTGDAVFNYHCKALRGDCKTLLAWLLLAWRRRWESFLHFEATELPFRPWTTMEEGIQLVRELGMLDWIYREPLLPEPAGLAPEDLTFTQGLQRRLLTAAPSELRLSLVSLLVKGMTVLEAVMEIQTIADVGLLWRQSQPSRAKLMLGPNPTRKDLMGWLLSHGVPKERVDKQPTKVLLELYIKEAKRSRGHAPYGLGEEQPPPPPYSDQACGEEPPVRHD
- the LOC105616911 gene encoding Friend virus susceptibility protein 1 isoform X1; amino-acid sequence: MGIVIAAPHRPPLPHPHAFPSAGSSSRSQQFLQPSRSGGCAPPALPLAPAPGTATAMAGRGDRYYTYTELLAIARRFRQNPNELMISWILRVYDQGGQALSLSSGELALLGDLTGDAVFNYHCKALRGDCKTLLAWLLLAWRRRWESFLHFEATELPFRPWTTMEEGIQLVRELGMLDWIYREPLLPEPAGLAPEDLTFTQGLQRRLLTAAPSELRLSLVSLLVKGMTVLEAVMEIQTIADVGLLWRQSQPSRAKLMLGPNPTRKDLMGWLLSHGVPKERVDKQPTKVLLELYIKEAKRSRGHAPYGLGEEQPPPPPYSDQACGEEPPVRHD